From Cucumis melo cultivar AY chromosome 1, USDA_Cmelo_AY_1.0, whole genome shotgun sequence, a single genomic window includes:
- the LOC103490162 gene encoding cellulose synthase-like protein E6 encodes MENEGYNLPLFETKEEKGRVGYRVFAFSIFVGICLIWSYRLNFIPQDDEGRRRGWLGLFAAEIWFGFYWLFTQASRWNPIHRRTFKHHLSERHEAEFPGVDVFVCTADPEMEPLPMVMSTVLSVMAYDYPPEKLNVYLSDDAGSELTYYALVEASKFARHWIPFCKKFNIQPRSPAAYFASQSNHQRKEVVFIQKLYKELESRINVSVKLGQIPKEIRSSIKGLSQWKSYVSRRDHDTLFQIVIDGRDPKATDVEGDMLPTLVYLAREKRPKYFHNFKAGALNALLRVSSQISNGQIILNVDCDMYSNDSDTIKDALCFLMDEEQGHEVAYVQFPQKFHNVTKNEIYGSSLRVMNEVEFRGMDSFGGPRYLGTGCFHRREVLCGKKYSKGFKNDWSSKKYRNYEDSINEVEEKVKHLASCTYEKNTQWGKEMGLRYGCVVEDGMTGLSIQRQGWKSIYCNPKREAFLGVAPTSLIQTPVQHKRWSEGDLEILLSRYSPAGFGQGKISLGLRMVYCIYSLWAVNSLATLYYSTISSLYLLRGIQHLQSQLK; translated from the exons ATGGAGAATGAAGGTTACAATTTGCCATTGTTTGAAACCAAAGAAGAAAAGGGGAGAGTTGGGTATAGGGTATTTGCGTTCTCCATTTTTGTGGGGATTTGTTTGATTTGGAGTTATAGACTAAATTTTATACCACAAGATGATGAAGGTAGAAGACGGGGTTGGCTTGGTTTATTTGCTGCTGAGATATGGTTCGGATTTTATTGGCTTTTCACTCAAGCTTCTCGTTGGAATCCAATTCATCGCCGCACCTTTAAACACCATCTCTCTGAAAg GCATGAGGCAGAGTTTCCTGGAGTGGACGTATTTGTATGCACAGCAGACCCTGAGATGGAGCCATTACCTATGGTCATGAGTACTGTATTATCTGTCATGGCATACGACTACCCACCGGAGAAGCTCAACGTGTACCTCTCTGACGATGCAGGCTCCGAGCTCACCTACTATGCTCTCGTAGAGGCCTCTAAATTTGCGAGGCATTGGATACCGTTTTGCAAGAAGTTCAACATCCAACCAAGGTCACCTGCAGCTTACTTTGCCTCACAGTCTAATCATCAGAGAAAAGAAGTGGTCTTTATTCAG AAACTATACAAGGAGTTAGAGAGTAGAATCAATGTTTCAGTCAAACTAGGTCAGATTCCTAAAGAAATACGATCAAGTATTAAAGGACTTTCACAATGGAAATCCTATGTATCTCGTCGTGACCACGATACCCTCTTTCAG ATAGTAATAGATGGGAGAGATCCAAAAGCTACAGATGTTGAAGGAGATATGTTACCAACTTTGGTGTATTTGGCTCGTGAGAAGAGACCTAAATATTTCCATAACTTCAAAGCTGGAGCCTTGAATGCCTTG CTTAGGGTCTCATCCCAGATAAGCAATGGGCAAATCATACTCAATGTAGACTGTGATATGTATTCGAACGACTCCGACACCATAAAAGATGCACTTTGCTTTTTGATGGATGAAGAGCAGGGTCATGAGGTTGCATATGTACAGTTTCCACAAAAGTTCCACAACGTAACGAAGAATGAGATTTATGGCAGTAGTTTACGAGTAATGAATGAG GTGGAATTCCGTGGTATGGACAGTTTTGGAGGCCCACGATATCTTGGAACAGGCTGCTTTCATAGAAGAGAGGTCCTGTGTGGGAAAAAGTATAGTAAAGGATTCAAAAATGATTGGAGCAGTAAAAAGTATAGGAATTATGAAGACAGTATAAACGAAGTAGAAGAAAAAGTGAAGCATCTAGCAAGTTGTACATATGAAAAGAACACACAATGGGGAAAAGAG ATGGGTTTGAGATATGGATGTGTAGTAGAAGATGGTATGACAGGGTTGTCCATACAAAGACAAGGATGGAAATCAATTTATTGCAACCCAAAAAGGGAAGCTTTCCTAGGTGTTGCACCAACCTCATTAATTCAGACACCAGTTCAACATAAGCGATGGTCAGAAGGTGACCTCGAAATTCTTCTATCTAGGTACAGTCCTGCAGGGTTTGGTCAGGGAAAGATTAGCCTTGGTCTACGAATGGTATATTGCATTTATTCTCTTTGGGCTGTTAATTCATTAGCAACATTATATTACTCCACCATCTCCTCACTTTATCTCCTTAGAGGAATTCAGCATTTGCAATCACAGCTAAAGTGA